One Leptolyngbya sp. 'hensonii' DNA window includes the following coding sequences:
- a CDS encoding PPC domain-containing protein, translating to MKFEHIFTVPALVLTFGWSSVVIAQNRIYNPVPFQPGGQVSDRLSNKDIPTGQGGFARDYLLTLTAGDQIAIDLSSDEFDTIIILMDADGTTIAENDDGPDGSTNSLLFTRITKTGSYIVRVRGFGETAGGAFKLKITRLKPA from the coding sequence ATGAAGTTTGAACACATTTTTACAGTTCCGGCCCTTGTCCTCACCTTTGGTTGGAGTTCTGTGGTCATCGCTCAAAATCGAATCTATAACCCAGTTCCATTTCAACCGGGGGGGCAAGTCAGCGATCGGTTGAGCAATAAGGACATTCCCACAGGCCAGGGAGGCTTTGCTCGGGATTATCTCCTGACCCTAACCGCAGGCGATCAGATTGCGATCGATCTGTCTTCGGATGAGTTTGATACCATCATCATCCTGATGGATGCAGACGGGACGACGATCGCGGAGAATGACGACGGTCCCGATGGCAGTACGAACTCGCTCCTGTTTACCCGCATTACCAAGACTGGGAGCTATATTGTGCGGGTTCGGGGCTTTGGTGAAACAGCGGGGGGAGCCTTTAAGCTAAAAATTACGCGATTAAAACCTGCTTAG